The Calditrichota bacterium genome contains a region encoding:
- a CDS encoding LysM peptidoglycan-binding domain-containing protein: MRSVIKIASVFALILTVTLSVASFAQTCREWTMDEYNAKMAELQKREADAKAEMAALDKEIAGLKDEIAATEKATADEWQAVYTLLGTDEAGANQFGADLDALEGKVDELAGLTPEELFQRRKEIDQLEEQLNGYKGNNIALLSTMQDKLAVIEGKISQLRASLPKAVYDEYTVVKGDYLWKISGKEDIYNDPYQWIRIYTYNRDQIKDPDAIYPEQIFKIQRGVGANEYLVVKGDFLYKIAGKAEIFNDPTKWTKIFEANSTVIKDKNVIYPHQVLIIPEE, translated from the coding sequence ATGAGAAGTGTCATAAAAATTGCATCCGTTTTCGCTCTGATTCTTACCGTGACGCTGTCAGTCGCTTCTTTCGCGCAAACCTGCCGTGAATGGACGATGGATGAGTACAACGCCAAAATGGCAGAATTGCAAAAACGCGAAGCAGATGCGAAGGCGGAAATGGCTGCACTGGACAAAGAAATTGCCGGGCTGAAAGATGAAATTGCAGCTACGGAAAAGGCAACTGCTGATGAATGGCAAGCCGTTTACACATTGCTGGGAACCGACGAGGCCGGCGCGAATCAATTCGGCGCTGATCTGGATGCATTGGAAGGAAAAGTCGACGAGTTGGCTGGTTTGACTCCGGAAGAACTTTTCCAGCGCAGAAAAGAAATTGACCAATTGGAAGAGCAACTAAACGGATACAAAGGCAACAACATCGCTCTTCTGAGCACCATGCAGGACAAACTCGCTGTGATCGAAGGAAAAATCTCACAGCTCCGCGCCAGTTTACCAAAGGCGGTTTATGATGAATACACTGTTGTGAAAGGCGATTATTTGTGGAAGATTTCCGGCAAGGAAGATATCTACAATGATCCCTATCAGTGGATTCGCATCTACACTTACAATCGCGATCAAATCAAAGATCCGGATGCGATTTATCCGGAGCAAATTTTTAAAATTCAACGCGGCGTGGGCGCCAACGAATATTTGGTCGTCAAAGGTGATTTTCTTTACAAGATCGCCGGCAAGGCGGAGATTTTTAATGACCCGACTAAATGGACCAAAATTTTCGAGGCGAACAGCACAGTCATTAAGGATAAAAATGTCATTTATCCGCACCAAGTGCTAATTATTCCCGAGGAATAG
- a CDS encoding biopolymer transporter ExbD: MAFKPSKRSSRTFEPVQLDMTPVMNLMVVLIPLLLSSATFVKIGVIDLNLPPTVGANVSQLQAPKESEKNLDLAVTITEEGFYVSSSIEVVKGNKKGAPTIPLEENGNYNFKKLSEKLYEIKKQAEGQFSDTNNIVIQANPDIPYQLLVNTMDASREISIKHRIFTLFPDVSLAAGII; the protein is encoded by the coding sequence ATGGCATTTAAACCGTCAAAACGCAGCAGCCGCACCTTTGAGCCGGTGCAGCTCGATATGACTCCGGTGATGAACCTGATGGTGGTTCTCATCCCGCTGCTTCTTTCGTCGGCGACGTTTGTCAAAATTGGCGTGATCGATTTGAATTTGCCTCCGACGGTCGGAGCAAACGTCTCGCAACTACAGGCGCCAAAGGAGTCGGAAAAGAATCTCGATTTGGCAGTGACGATTACCGAGGAAGGATTTTATGTTTCCAGTTCCATTGAAGTTGTAAAAGGGAACAAAAAAGGCGCACCGACCATTCCTTTGGAAGAAAACGGCAACTACAATTTTAAAAAACTGTCCGAAAAATTATATGAAATAAAGAAGCAAGCGGAAGGCCAATTTTCGGATACGAATAACATAGTTATCCAGGCGAATCCGGATATTCCCTATCAATTGCTGGTAAACACGATGGACGCCAGCCGGGAAATTTCAATTAAGCATAGAATCTTCACATTATTTCCCGATGTTTCACTGGCGGCCGGAATCATCTGA
- a CDS encoding PhoH family protein, which produces MAEDQIKKKISLSGIDQLQLYGLNDKNLREIERHFSHSKIIARGGELTLIGEKEETELLERAIGELITVLERTEQITDNDVQTIIQALKSGRVKKGSDTNLAGAIIFTKEGSIKPKTPGQKLYYESTQKNDIVFVIGPAGTGKTYLAVAIALSHLRDKKVEKIVLARPAVEAGESLGYLPGDLREKVEPYLKPLYDALFDMVIPVKLKKFTANGIIEIVPLAYMRGRTLNNAFVILDEAQNTNPNQMKMFLTRLGVNSKAIITGDITQIDLPNKQESGLVQIQDILKGIEGIDFIYLTDRDVVRHRLVREIIKAYAEHSNNKSASGRSAATEDKAEPSDDNKIG; this is translated from the coding sequence ATGGCAGAGGATCAGATTAAAAAGAAAATTTCTTTGAGCGGAATTGATCAATTGCAATTATATGGTTTGAACGACAAAAATTTGAGAGAAATTGAACGGCATTTTAGCCATAGCAAAATTATTGCTCGCGGCGGCGAATTGACTTTAATCGGCGAAAAAGAAGAAACAGAGTTGTTGGAAAGGGCTATCGGTGAATTAATTACAGTCCTGGAACGAACTGAGCAGATTACCGACAATGACGTGCAAACTATCATTCAGGCGCTGAAATCCGGCAGGGTGAAAAAAGGAAGTGATACCAATCTCGCCGGCGCGATTATTTTTACGAAGGAAGGCAGTATTAAGCCCAAAACGCCGGGACAGAAACTTTACTATGAATCGACACAAAAAAATGATATTGTTTTTGTCATTGGTCCGGCGGGAACAGGGAAAACATATTTGGCGGTAGCGATTGCGTTGTCTCATCTGCGGGATAAAAAAGTCGAAAAAATTGTCTTAGCGCGTCCGGCGGTGGAGGCCGGCGAAAGTCTCGGGTATTTACCGGGCGATTTGAGAGAAAAAGTTGAGCCTTATTTGAAACCGCTTTACGATGCGCTTTTTGACATGGTGATTCCGGTAAAATTGAAAAAGTTTACGGCAAATGGGATTATTGAAATTGTGCCTTTGGCGTATATGAGAGGTCGCACGTTAAATAACGCATTTGTGATTTTGGATGAGGCGCAGAATACCAACCCCAACCAGATGAAAATGTTTTTAACCAGGCTGGGAGTGAATTCCAAAGCAATTATTACGGGCGACATTACACAGATCGATTTGCCGAACAAACAGGAATCCGGGTTGGTGCAAATTCAGGATATTTTGAAAGGCATAGAGGGGATCGATTTCATTTACCTTACGGATCGCGACGTCGTTCGTCATCGTTTGGTGCGGGAAATTATCAAAGCGTACGCGGAACATTCAAACAATAAGTCCGCTTCGGGTAGATCGGCGGCGACTGAGGACAAGGCTGAGCCAAGCGATGATAATAAAATTGGTTGA
- the aspS gene encoding aspartate--tRNA ligase yields MAIKARTHTCGELRGKHDGTNVTLCGWVDSRRDHGSLIFVVMRDVYGITQIVFDPSEDGAVYESARELKSEYVIKLTGKVRRRPQGMVNPNMATGEIEVVAEKVEILNRADTTPFPIVEHVDASEELRLRYRYLDLRRPELRKNMALRHRAAQTARRFLDAQGFFEIETPFLMRSTPEGARDYLVPSRIHKGKFYALPQSPQTYKQILMIAGYDRYFQIVKCFRDEDLRSERQPEFTQIDIEMSFVEEEDIFRIAEGLMQTLFEDVIGISLPTPFPTISFDEAMRRFGTDKPDLRFGMEISDVSDFVKSSEFKVFSSTVANGGIVAGINLKGGAGYSRKQVDGLNQFIIDLGGKGVLTAKVKNDGWDSSIQKFLTDKMMSRISDAMAAEAGDLLIFIAGEKVSTLTNLGRLRSKLGRDEDLISKEEFKPLWVTEFPLLEFDEEEQRYAAMHHPFTSPREEDLALFDSSPEKVKARAYDLVLNGYEIGGGSIRNHRFETQMKVFNLLKISEKEAKQKFGFLLDGLRFGAPPHGGIAFGFDRLVMLLAGESSIRNVIAFPKTTSALSLMDNAPAEVSDRQLQELGIKIITPLQ; encoded by the coding sequence ATAGCAATAAAAGCCAGAACTCATACTTGCGGAGAACTTCGCGGAAAACATGACGGGACAAATGTGACTTTGTGCGGTTGGGTGGACTCCAGACGTGATCATGGCAGTTTGATTTTTGTCGTAATGAGAGATGTGTATGGTATCACACAGATCGTTTTTGACCCTTCGGAAGATGGGGCCGTTTACGAATCTGCTCGTGAATTGAAGAGCGAATATGTGATCAAATTAACGGGAAAGGTGCGTCGTCGTCCGCAGGGAATGGTAAATCCGAACATGGCGACTGGCGAGATCGAAGTTGTGGCCGAGAAAGTGGAAATTTTAAACCGTGCCGATACCACGCCGTTTCCCATCGTCGAACATGTGGACGCATCTGAGGAGTTGCGGCTTCGCTATCGTTATCTGGATTTGCGTCGGCCTGAATTGCGGAAAAATATGGCGCTGCGTCATCGCGCGGCGCAAACAGCGCGTCGCTTTCTTGATGCTCAGGGGTTTTTCGAAATTGAGACGCCTTTTTTGATGCGCAGCACGCCGGAAGGGGCGAGAGATTATTTGGTGCCGAGCCGCATTCATAAAGGCAAATTTTACGCTTTGCCGCAGTCGCCGCAAACTTACAAACAAATTTTAATGATCGCCGGCTACGATCGCTATTTTCAAATAGTGAAATGTTTTCGCGACGAAGATTTGCGCTCCGAACGGCAGCCGGAATTCACGCAGATTGACATAGAAATGTCTTTTGTGGAAGAAGAAGATATTTTTCGTATTGCCGAAGGTTTGATGCAGACGTTGTTTGAGGACGTCATCGGAATTTCTCTGCCGACCCCTTTTCCGACAATTTCATTTGATGAAGCCATGCGTCGATTTGGCACAGACAAGCCGGATTTACGTTTCGGAATGGAAATTTCAGATGTCAGTGATTTTGTCAAATCCAGTGAATTCAAAGTTTTTTCTTCGACCGTCGCTAACGGCGGGATAGTGGCCGGGATTAATTTGAAAGGCGGCGCCGGCTATTCTCGGAAACAAGTGGATGGTTTGAATCAATTCATCATTGATCTCGGCGGCAAGGGCGTTTTGACGGCGAAGGTGAAAAATGATGGTTGGGATTCCTCGATTCAGAAATTTCTGACCGACAAAATGATGTCTCGCATCAGCGATGCCATGGCTGCTGAAGCGGGAGATTTGCTCATTTTCATCGCCGGGGAAAAAGTTTCAACCTTGACAAATCTCGGCAGATTGCGGAGCAAATTAGGCCGAGATGAAGATTTAATTTCAAAAGAGGAATTCAAGCCATTGTGGGTGACTGAGTTTCCGTTGCTGGAATTTGACGAGGAAGAACAGCGTTACGCGGCGATGCATCATCCGTTCACCAGCCCGCGGGAGGAGGATTTGGCGCTGTTTGATTCGTCTCCTGAAAAAGTAAAAGCCAGGGCGTACGATCTCGTTTTGAATGGCTACGAAATCGGCGGAGGCAGCATCAGAAACCATCGGTTTGAAACGCAAATGAAAGTATTTAACTTATTGAAAATTAGTGAAAAAGAAGCAAAGCAAAAATTCGGTTTTCTATTGGATGGTTTACGTTTCGGGGCGCCGCCGCATGGGGGAATCGCTTTCGGTTTCGACCGATTAGTCATGTTGTTAGCGGGCGAAAGTTCTATTCGTAATGTGATAGCATTTCCGAAGACAACGAGCGCTTTATCGCTGATGGATAATGCGCCGGCTGAGGTTTCGGACCGGCAGTTGCAAGAGCTGGGGATAAAAATAATTACGCCCTTGCAATAA
- the ybeY gene encoding rRNA maturation RNase YbeY gives MVEIRFDMSEARGDIDDKAARATLEKILTDHNFNDGWLNVVIIGDTLTKNLHGQYLNDPHTTDVLSFEFDINRDIGYMEGEVYANVEQVRRQSEDYQTSPEKELMRVICHGVLHLVGYADGAVEQREIMREKEDYYLKNY, from the coding sequence ATGGTTGAGATACGGTTTGATATGAGTGAAGCTCGTGGAGATATTGATGATAAGGCTGCCCGAGCTACGCTGGAGAAAATTTTGACCGATCATAATTTCAACGACGGCTGGCTCAATGTTGTGATAATAGGCGATACATTGACAAAAAATTTACACGGGCAGTATTTGAACGATCCGCATACGACAGACGTATTAAGTTTTGAATTTGACATTAATCGAGACATCGGATACATGGAAGGCGAAGTCTATGCAAACGTTGAGCAGGTGAGACGACAGTCCGAGGATTACCAAACTTCGCCGGAAAAAGAATTGATGCGTGTGATCTGTCACGGTGTTTTGCATCTGGTCGGCTACGCTGATGGCGCCGTGGAACAAAGGGAAATCATGCGCGAGAAGGAAGATTATTATTTGAAAAACTATTAA
- a CDS encoding HlyC/CorC family transporter, translated as MEVDSIFRVVLFFVLIGFSAFFSGSESAYFSLSKELVDRLRETSTSGAMRVTRLLDNPRHLLVTILFGNTIVNVAAASVATLLTADLSAAFRLPHSLSIFIEVVVVTLILLVFSELTPKVIAVKNPYQFAEKASIPLTLFFYLFYPITLILDKFPALVSGAMATRVKRHFLSKDELKILIEVSEEHGALEEDEKEMIHSIFEFSKTTVREIMVPRIDMVCVERRAPLEELIYIIKERGHTRIPVYEEKIDNIVGVIHAKELLPFIDHAKKKETDLGNLAREAHFVPDTKRIDELLSELQKEKQHMAIVVDEYGGTAGLITLEDVIEEIVGEIQDEYDQENPLFVKLSENKYLVNAKIDLDELNEELGMKLPVDKNYESLGGLIYEQIGAVPRKKQVVRYGSYKFVVEKVQKNRIVEVIVIKENSEKSDENGAD; from the coding sequence TTGGAAGTTGACTCGATATTCCGTGTAGTATTATTTTTTGTGCTCATTGGCTTTTCAGCATTTTTTTCCGGTTCAGAATCAGCGTATTTTTCCTTGTCTAAAGAGCTGGTCGACCGCTTGCGCGAAACGTCGACTTCGGGCGCGATGAGGGTGACGCGCCTTCTGGACAATCCCCGCCATTTGTTGGTGACGATTTTGTTCGGAAATACTATTGTCAATGTGGCGGCGGCCAGCGTGGCGACGTTGTTGACGGCTGATTTGAGCGCTGCATTCCGTTTGCCGCATAGCTTGTCTATATTTATTGAAGTGGTCGTTGTGACTTTGATTTTGTTGGTTTTCAGCGAGCTAACGCCGAAAGTTATCGCCGTTAAAAATCCCTACCAATTTGCGGAAAAAGCCTCCATCCCGTTAACGCTGTTTTTTTATCTCTTTTATCCGATCACTCTGATTTTGGATAAATTCCCGGCTCTGGTTTCCGGCGCGATGGCGACGCGAGTGAAACGCCACTTTCTTTCCAAAGACGAGCTCAAAATCCTCATCGAAGTCAGCGAGGAACACGGCGCTCTGGAAGAAGATGAAAAGGAGATGATTCACTCAATTTTCGAATTTTCAAAGACTACCGTCAGAGAAATCATGGTGCCGCGAATCGATATGGTATGCGTGGAACGAAGAGCGCCTCTGGAAGAATTAATTTACATCATTAAGGAAAGAGGTCATACCCGCATTCCGGTGTATGAGGAAAAAATCGATAATATTGTGGGGGTCATTCACGCGAAAGAATTGTTGCCATTTATCGACCATGCGAAGAAGAAAGAGACCGATCTGGGCAATTTAGCTCGTGAGGCGCATTTTGTCCCGGATACAAAGAGAATCGATGAACTGCTCAGCGAATTGCAGAAAGAGAAACAGCACATGGCGATTGTCGTGGATGAATATGGCGGCACCGCCGGGCTTATCACGTTGGAAGATGTCATTGAAGAAATTGTCGGCGAAATTCAGGATGAATATGACCAGGAAAATCCGCTGTTTGTCAAATTGAGCGAGAACAAATATCTGGTCAATGCAAAAATTGATCTGGATGAATTGAATGAAGAATTGGGCATGAAGCTGCCAGTGGATAAGAATTACGAGAGTCTTGGCGGGTTGATTTACGAGCAAATTGGCGCCGTGCCCCGAAAAAAACAAGTTGTCAGGTATGGATCATATAAGTTTGTGGTGGAAAAAGTTCAAAAAAACCGTATTGTTGAAGTTATTGTTATTAAGGAAAATAGCGAAAAATCAGACGAGAACGGTGCTGATTAA
- a CDS encoding MotA/TolQ/ExbB proton channel family protein, whose product MADILKNFSTNSTGWFFMWALLVAAVFMVAVAIERIYYIMVRSNINAQKFMDEIRKQVRAGDYKKAIALCQSAKKRALPQVVLAGLKKVGSAEKIEFRAIQNSVDEGTLEVIPKLRERTSYLSMIANVSTLLGLMGTIYGLIAAFKSVSSPGIDAAEKSRMLAAGISVAMNTTLTGLMIAVPAILLYTFIHNKTDQIIDEIDEHTVKLINLITGNQ is encoded by the coding sequence ATGGCTGACATTTTAAAAAATTTCAGCACAAACTCAACGGGGTGGTTTTTCATGTGGGCATTGTTGGTAGCGGCTGTTTTCATGGTTGCTGTCGCAATCGAGCGAATTTATTACATCATGGTACGTTCGAATATCAATGCCCAAAAATTTATGGATGAAATAAGAAAACAGGTTCGCGCCGGGGATTACAAAAAAGCGATTGCTCTTTGCCAATCGGCGAAGAAAAGGGCGTTGCCTCAGGTCGTTTTGGCAGGATTGAAAAAAGTGGGTTCCGCGGAAAAAATTGAGTTTCGCGCCATTCAGAATTCTGTCGACGAAGGCACGCTGGAGGTGATTCCCAAATTGCGGGAACGAACCAGTTATCTGTCGATGATCGCTAATGTCTCGACGCTACTTGGTCTGATGGGAACAATTTATGGCCTGATTGCCGCTTTCAAATCAGTCTCATCGCCGGGAATCGACGCGGCGGAAAAGTCGCGCATGTTAGCGGCGGGCATTTCGGTTGCCATGAATACGACTCTGACCGGATTAATGATTGCCGTACCTGCTATTTTATTGTACACTTTCATTCACAACAAAACCGACCAGATTATTGATGAAATCGACGAACACACCGTAAAATTGATTAACTTAATTACAGGGAATCAATAA
- a CDS encoding TonB family protein, with protein MEGHFDSKPEQSGSLTETGADRYDHIIYIDFPKKYKRRFTDSFDARFVVIWAITFIVQVSLTYYFSTHLISNPVKPEEIQKIQQQFARLVLKKEIKVEPKKKSRATPISPEQANGETKAQRGDKQGGLASEQTASSVEKNTQRASASDQQNVSGEAVRGDNPYHVPVARGRRLPNRESFKIISQNVADKGILGLLGSASEKSTGKAVKDILSEADLAQGKFKQTLDDVDAIHRGQSASEELAQRDQRVRRKNRADEEADLGNLIARRERVASANVSRQQNLEKRRQTAVRQKEPQLVGQRNPDDISAIVSKHNAAIQACYQRELRRNPDLKGKIVVRFTISVNGNVTQVELISSTLNNERVERCVLSRIRRWDDFGAIDRTLGETTFRQIYTFGY; from the coding sequence GTGGAAGGACATTTTGATAGTAAACCTGAACAAAGTGGTTCTTTGACGGAAACCGGCGCGGACAGGTACGATCACATCATTTATATAGATTTTCCCAAGAAATACAAAAGGAGATTTACGGATTCATTTGACGCGCGGTTCGTTGTTATCTGGGCGATCACGTTCATTGTACAAGTGTCGCTCACGTACTATTTTTCCACGCATCTAATTTCCAATCCGGTGAAACCTGAAGAGATTCAAAAAATACAACAGCAATTTGCGCGTCTGGTATTAAAAAAAGAAATTAAGGTCGAGCCGAAGAAAAAGAGTCGGGCCACGCCGATCTCGCCAGAGCAGGCGAACGGCGAAACTAAGGCGCAGCGCGGAGACAAACAAGGCGGATTGGCTTCCGAGCAGACGGCGTCTTCAGTGGAAAAAAATACTCAGCGCGCAAGCGCCTCTGACCAACAAAATGTATCCGGCGAAGCGGTTCGCGGCGATAATCCATACCATGTGCCTGTCGCTCGAGGACGTCGCTTGCCCAACCGCGAGTCATTTAAGATTATTTCCCAAAATGTCGCAGACAAAGGCATCTTGGGACTTTTGGGGAGCGCGTCTGAAAAATCCACAGGGAAAGCAGTCAAGGACATTTTGAGCGAGGCTGACTTGGCGCAGGGAAAATTCAAGCAGACCCTTGACGATGTGGATGCCATTCATCGCGGGCAAAGCGCTTCGGAAGAGTTGGCGCAGCGCGACCAACGCGTTCGCCGCAAGAATCGTGCGGACGAGGAGGCGGATCTCGGAAATTTAATTGCCCGCCGGGAGCGAGTCGCGTCCGCCAATGTAAGCAGACAGCAAAATTTGGAGAAGCGGCGTCAGACGGCAGTCAGACAAAAAGAGCCGCAATTGGTGGGACAACGGAATCCTGACGATATTTCCGCGATTGTCAGCAAACATAATGCGGCAATTCAAGCTTGTTATCAGCGCGAGTTGCGGCGAAATCCTGATTTGAAAGGGAAAATCGTTGTGCGTTTCACAATTTCTGTGAATGGAAACGTCACTCAGGTAGAATTGATTTCTTCGACGTTAAACAATGAACGCGTGGAACGATGTGTGCTCAGCCGTATTCGCCGCTGGGATGATTTCGGCGCAATTGACAGGACGCTGGGTGAAACTACATTCCGACAAATATATACTTTTGGCTATTAA
- a CDS encoding HDIG domain-containing protein, whose product MQSLLKILENLRRNIFHRKGRNGNGARKKDVERCVWLIVIGLALTILISLMLPRGRSFKYSDLKEGEVYVGDEIIAPFTFPINKTDDEYQRDLRRAASEVMPVFVRNDSIRSLELTSIEVFFDSLNAMAKEADETNLSKKLSHLLADYKINSSEEILSLLLQEMKNKTLGELEQRAIRIARDITSVGILDQPRESVRAVNGKISVVTDVEEIISELSDFYDPSQIGDVLLEKLRTEFENDDLKVKAGYEILRVFLRPTIIFDPNETHRNIEEAKKNVPLAKGTVLANERIIDRYERVTKAHIAKLNSLAIELAERESDKRGILGVFHFFSRFFLIMLVLSIFVMYLFFTQRSVMYDLNRAILIALIFFLVSFVSFYINRFHLSPYLMPITIGSMLLAIFLGTRIGIVGTITLSLLLGSLRGNEFNIALISMVVGVVAVLSVSRIRKRNWLINSIALIIGSYLISITVVEILHYTPWRKIFQYWMYGAINGFLSPLFAYGLQVLFENIFDLVTDMKLLELSDLNSPLLRKMSIQAPGTYHHSLMVGNLAEAAAEAIGANSLLARVGSYYHDIGKIEKPEYFIENQTKNRNPHEKLSPSMSCLILSNHVRSGLELAKEYKLPREIRDFIAEHHGTSKMEYFYQKALEMGNEEEIEETNFRYPGPKPRTKETGIVMLADAVEATSRTLKDPSVSRIRGMVISIVQRRFQESELDDSPLTLRDLTKITESFEAVLLSTFHGRIEYPDQEEKLIPSKEKKEKQADG is encoded by the coding sequence GTGCAATCTTTATTAAAAATATTGGAAAATTTGCGGCGGAATATTTTTCACCGAAAAGGGAGAAATGGCAATGGTGCTCGCAAAAAGGACGTCGAACGTTGCGTTTGGTTGATTGTAATTGGACTGGCCTTGACGATTCTGATTTCGCTCATGTTGCCGCGCGGCCGCTCTTTCAAATATTCTGATCTTAAAGAAGGAGAAGTTTATGTCGGCGACGAGATAATCGCGCCATTCACTTTTCCCATCAATAAAACTGACGATGAGTACCAGCGGGATCTCCGCCGGGCGGCGAGCGAAGTGATGCCGGTTTTCGTCCGTAACGACAGCATTCGTTCTCTGGAGTTGACGTCCATTGAAGTATTTTTTGATTCATTAAATGCAATGGCCAAGGAAGCGGATGAGACAAATTTGTCTAAAAAATTATCTCACTTGCTCGCTGATTATAAGATTAACAGTTCGGAAGAAATTTTGTCTCTTCTGCTGCAAGAGATGAAAAATAAAACTCTGGGAGAACTGGAACAGCGCGCCATTCGAATTGCCCGGGATATTACGTCAGTCGGTATTCTGGATCAGCCACGCGAGAGCGTCAGGGCTGTTAATGGAAAGATATCGGTTGTGACGGATGTCGAAGAAATAATTTCTGAATTGTCCGATTTTTATGATCCGTCGCAAATCGGAGATGTCCTGTTGGAGAAACTTAGAACAGAATTTGAAAATGATGATTTGAAAGTGAAGGCGGGCTATGAAATTTTGCGCGTATTTTTGAGACCGACAATTATTTTTGACCCCAATGAAACCCATCGAAACATTGAAGAAGCGAAAAAAAATGTACCGCTCGCAAAAGGCACGGTACTTGCCAATGAGCGGATTATCGACCGCTACGAGCGTGTCACTAAAGCTCACATTGCTAAACTGAATTCGCTGGCCATTGAACTCGCCGAACGGGAATCCGACAAGCGGGGTATTTTAGGCGTCTTTCATTTTTTTAGTCGCTTTTTCTTGATCATGCTGGTGCTGAGTATTTTTGTTATGTACTTATTTTTTACACAGCGGTCTGTCATGTATGATCTGAATCGGGCGATCCTGATCGCGTTGATATTTTTCCTTGTCAGCTTTGTGAGTTTTTATATTAATCGATTTCATTTATCGCCGTATCTGATGCCGATTACGATTGGGTCGATGTTGTTGGCAATTTTTCTGGGCACGAGAATTGGAATTGTCGGAACCATCACCTTGTCTTTGCTGTTAGGGAGCCTTCGCGGCAACGAATTTAATATTGCTTTGATTTCCATGGTCGTCGGCGTTGTGGCTGTGCTGTCCGTGAGCCGAATTCGCAAACGTAACTGGCTGATAAACTCTATCGCGCTTATTATCGGCAGCTACCTGATTTCCATTACCGTGGTAGAGATTTTGCACTATACGCCGTGGCGTAAAATATTTCAATATTGGATGTACGGCGCCATCAACGGTTTTTTGTCGCCTCTGTTCGCCTATGGATTACAGGTTTTGTTTGAAAATATTTTTGATCTGGTGACGGACATGAAATTGCTGGAACTCTCCGATTTGAATAGCCCTTTATTGCGCAAGATGTCAATTCAGGCGCCGGGAACGTATCATCACAGTCTCATGGTGGGAAATCTTGCAGAAGCAGCGGCGGAGGCAATTGGAGCAAATTCGCTGCTGGCGCGAGTTGGTTCGTACTACCATGATATCGGAAAAATAGAAAAGCCGGAATATTTCATTGAAAATCAGACGAAAAACCGCAACCCGCATGAGAAACTTTCGCCGTCCATGAGTTGTTTAATTTTGTCTAATCATGTTCGTTCTGGTTTGGAGCTGGCGAAAGAATATAAACTGCCGCGTGAAATTCGCGATTTCATCGCCGAGCATCACGGCACCAGCAAAATGGAATATTTTTACCAAAAAGCGCTGGAAATGGGCAATGAAGAAGAAATTGAGGAAACGAATTTTCGGTATCCCGGGCCCAAGCCGCGGACAAAAGAAACGGGTATTGTCATGTTAGCCGACGCTGTTGAGGCGACTTCCCGGACGCTGAAAGACCCGTCTGTGAGCCGCATCCGTGGAATGGTCATTTCCATTGTTCAGCGTCGTTTTCAAGAATCGGAATTGGACGATAGCCCGCTGACTTTGCGCGATTTAACGAAAATTACTGAAAGTTTTGAAGCGGTGCTTTTGAGCACGTTTCACGGCAGAATTGAGTATCCGGATCAGGAAGAAAAATTGATCCCATCAAAAGAAAAAAAGGAAAAGCAGGCTGATGGTTGA
- a CDS encoding biopolymer transporter ExbD: protein MAFIPSRRKKHDTDPGKVRLNLTSMMDMFTIILVFLLKTYSTEGMLIHPSDLLTLPTSTIERPAEVALDLIVSKQSVVVNHEEVAKVKNVINQEGLIVPNLLKTLQVYAREAKHMEEMYGTKFSGKVTIQADKEIPYKVLVKIMATCGRADYPNMRLVVYKKEG from the coding sequence ATGGCGTTTATACCATCGCGAAGAAAAAAACACGATACCGATCCCGGTAAAGTACGCCTGAATTTGACCTCGATGATGGATATGTTTACCATTATTCTGGTCTTTTTGCTCAAGACGTATTCCACGGAAGGGATGTTAATCCATCCTTCTGATTTGCTCACTCTCCCCACTTCGACCATCGAAAGACCGGCAGAAGTCGCGTTGGATTTGATTGTTTCCAAGCAATCGGTTGTGGTAAACCATGAGGAAGTGGCAAAAGTCAAAAATGTCATTAATCAGGAAGGATTAATTGTTCCGAATTTACTGAAAACGTTGCAAGTTTACGCCAGAGAAGCAAAGCACATGGAAGAGATGTACGGTACTAAATTTTCTGGCAAAGTGACTATTCAGGCGGACAAAGAGATACCCTATAAAGTATTAGTTAAAATAATGGCGACATGCGGACGAGCGGACTATCCCAATATGCGGCTTGTTGTGTACAAGAAAGAGGGATGA